A genomic region of Gemmata massiliana contains the following coding sequences:
- a CDS encoding D-glycero-alpha-D-manno-heptose-1,7-bisphosphate 7-phosphatase, translated as MSREAVFLDRDGTLIEEVNHLSSPDQVRLIPGAAEAVRRLNDAGVLVIVITNQSGVARGYFPESRLSAVHDRVSELLAAHGAKVDAYYYCPHHPTEGIGAYRVTCTCRKPKPGMLLTAARDFDIDLARSWMVGDKVCDSGAGDAAGCRSVLVRTGHGRELPNAVADLTAAIELWAASR; from the coding sequence ATGTCGCGTGAAGCCGTGTTCCTCGACCGCGACGGCACGCTGATCGAAGAGGTTAACCATCTCTCGTCACCGGACCAAGTGCGCCTCATCCCGGGCGCGGCCGAGGCCGTTCGGCGACTGAACGACGCGGGCGTACTCGTCATCGTCATCACGAACCAATCCGGCGTCGCGCGCGGGTACTTCCCGGAGAGCCGGTTGAGCGCCGTTCACGACCGCGTATCGGAACTCTTGGCGGCACACGGCGCGAAGGTCGACGCCTATTACTACTGCCCCCACCACCCCACCGAGGGCATCGGCGCGTACCGCGTAACCTGTACGTGCCGCAAACCGAAACCGGGAATGCTCCTCACGGCCGCGCGCGACTTCGACATCGACCTCGCGCGATCGTGGATGGTCGGCGACAAGGTCTGCGATTCGGGCGCCGGCGACGCGGCCGGGTGCCGATCGGTCCTGGTCCGCACGGGCCACGGGCGCGAGCTGCCGAACGCGGTCGCGGACCTCACCGCCGCAATCGAGTTGTGGGCGGCTTCGAGATAG
- a CDS encoding nucleotidyltransferase family protein produces the protein MTLDLPVVVLCGGLGTRLRSAVSDRPKALAPVGNEPFLAVQLDLLRQRGARRFVLCVGHMADQIEAEFGDGSRFGVRIDYSHDGEKLLGTGGALKRAERFFAPAAVVVNGDTYIDVDLHQLAHTHAAANTRWGHNVGATLTLARVPDASRYGSIDTDGTCVKAFREKETGAAQSGWVNAGVYVIERSLLARVPAGEVVSLERDVFPAALCDGLTLAAFSQDAGFHDIGTPDDFRGFVAQREAIHVA, from the coding sequence GTGACGCTCGATCTTCCGGTTGTAGTGCTTTGCGGCGGACTCGGGACGCGCCTGCGGTCCGCAGTTAGCGACCGCCCGAAAGCACTCGCACCCGTCGGCAACGAACCGTTCCTCGCGGTGCAACTCGACCTACTGCGCCAGCGCGGGGCGCGGCGATTCGTGCTGTGTGTCGGACACATGGCGGACCAGATCGAGGCAGAATTCGGGGACGGCTCGCGATTCGGCGTTCGCATCGACTACTCCCACGACGGCGAGAAACTGCTCGGCACCGGTGGCGCCCTGAAGCGCGCGGAGCGGTTCTTCGCGCCCGCGGCCGTTGTGGTAAACGGCGACACGTACATCGATGTCGACCTACACCAACTTGCTCACACGCACGCAGCCGCAAATACCCGCTGGGGACACAACGTAGGAGCGACGCTCACACTGGCACGTGTGCCGGACGCCAGCCGCTACGGAAGCATCGATACGGACGGTACCTGCGTGAAAGCATTCCGCGAGAAAGAAACCGGCGCCGCGCAAAGCGGGTGGGTGAACGCGGGCGTGTACGTCATCGAACGCTCCCTCCTCGCTCGCGTCCCCGCAGGCGAAGTCGTATCACTGGAACGCGACGTGTTCCCGGCCGCGCTTTGCGACGGTTTAACACTTGCCGCGTTCTCACAAGACGCGGGGTTCCATGACATCGGCACGCCGGACGACTTCCGCGGGTTCGTCGCGCAGCGGGAAGCGATCCATGTCGCGTGA
- a CDS encoding cysteine hydrolase family protein: protein MPGTSENLHGSAPDRSPVALILVDVINPLDFPEADQLLRFAIPAADRLAELKHRAKRAGVPVVYANDNFGRWRSDLSAVVERCREPGCKGAALVERLRPECDDYFVLKPKHSAFFSTTMDTLLRYLGVRTVVLGGFAADICVLFTANDAYMRDLRIVIPSDGVASNGSADRDTVLALMRRVLKAETPRADEIDFAALAKEP from the coding sequence ATGCCCGGAACGAGCGAGAACTTACACGGAAGTGCACCGGACCGCAGCCCGGTGGCCCTGATTCTGGTCGATGTCATCAACCCGCTTGATTTCCCAGAAGCTGATCAACTGCTCCGGTTCGCAATTCCCGCCGCGGACCGGCTGGCCGAACTGAAGCATCGCGCGAAGCGGGCTGGGGTGCCGGTGGTGTACGCGAACGACAACTTCGGGCGCTGGCGCTCGGACCTCTCGGCCGTGGTCGAGCGGTGCCGGGAACCGGGGTGCAAGGGCGCCGCCCTTGTTGAGCGCCTCCGGCCCGAGTGCGACGACTACTTCGTGCTGAAACCCAAGCACTCGGCGTTCTTCTCGACCACGATGGACACGCTCCTGCGGTACCTGGGCGTTCGGACCGTGGTGCTGGGCGGGTTCGCGGCGGACATCTGCGTCCTGTTCACGGCCAACGATGCGTACATGCGCGACCTGCGCATTGTGATCCCGAGCGACGGTGTGGCCTCGAACGGGTCCGCGGACCGGGACACGGTCCTCGCATTGATGCGCCGGGTGCTGAAAGCCGAAACGCCAAGGGCCGACGAGATCGACTTCGCCGCTCTCGCGAAGGAGCCGTGA
- a CDS encoding YciE/YciF ferroxidase family protein, which yields MPLDSLHDLYVNELKDLYNAENQLIKALPRMAKAATAPELCAAFTEHLEVTRGQVERLDRIFNGLGVSPKGKKCKAMEGLIEEGKEVTDEDGEDEVIDAALIAAAQRVEHYEMAGYGCVRTFANLLGYADAAALLQKTLDEEGEADKKLTELAESVINVEAEQSDGEEHEPVSKAARGGRSRPKVTRK from the coding sequence ATGCCTCTCGACTCGCTGCACGACTTGTACGTCAACGAACTCAAGGATCTGTACAACGCGGAGAACCAACTCATTAAAGCCCTCCCGCGGATGGCTAAGGCTGCGACCGCCCCGGAACTGTGCGCCGCGTTCACCGAGCACTTGGAGGTGACCCGCGGGCAGGTCGAGCGCCTGGACCGGATCTTTAATGGCCTCGGGGTCAGCCCGAAAGGGAAGAAATGTAAGGCAATGGAGGGCCTAATCGAAGAGGGCAAAGAGGTGACGGACGAGGACGGCGAGGACGAGGTCATCGATGCGGCCCTGATCGCCGCGGCCCAGCGCGTCGAGCACTACGAGATGGCCGGTTACGGGTGCGTCCGCACGTTCGCAAACCTTCTCGGGTACGCGGACGCGGCGGCACTACTCCAGAAAACGCTTGATGAAGAAGGCGAGGCGGACAAGAAACTCACCGAACTCGCCGAGTCCGTCATTAACGTCGAAGCCGAGCAAAGTGACGGCGAAGAGCACGAACCTGTAAGTAAGGCTGCGCGAGGCGGGCGCTCACGGCCGAAGGTAACCCGGAAGTAA
- a CDS encoding HAD family hydrolase, whose amino-acid sequence MQPVRGVLLDIDGTLVESNDAHAHAWVKALAESGKAVAFETVRPLIGMGGDKLLPKVCGLDAESPEGKRISDRRAAIFLSEYLPKLRACRGAEALLHQLKERGLKLAVASSATKDELGPLLKVCGADRVIEAATSSDDADRSKPDPDIVHAALGEIELPPDAVVLLGDTPYDVEAARKAGVRVIALRCGGWNDTDLKADAVFDDPADLTRHLDQSPLAS is encoded by the coding sequence ATGCAACCCGTTCGTGGGGTACTGCTGGACATCGATGGTACGCTTGTTGAGAGCAACGATGCTCACGCGCACGCCTGGGTGAAGGCGCTCGCTGAGAGTGGGAAGGCCGTTGCGTTTGAAACTGTCCGCCCACTGATCGGGATGGGCGGAGACAAGTTGCTCCCGAAGGTGTGCGGATTGGACGCCGAGTCTCCAGAGGGGAAGCGGATCAGTGACCGGCGGGCCGCGATCTTCTTGAGTGAATACCTTCCCAAACTGCGCGCGTGCCGCGGCGCGGAGGCACTGCTCCATCAACTCAAGGAGCGCGGGCTGAAACTGGCCGTGGCGAGTTCGGCCACGAAGGACGAACTCGGTCCGCTCCTCAAGGTGTGCGGCGCGGACCGGGTGATCGAAGCCGCCACGTCCTCGGACGACGCGGACCGGTCCAAACCGGACCCGGACATCGTCCACGCCGCCCTCGGTGAGATCGAGCTTCCACCGGATGCGGTAGTTCTCCTCGGAGACACACCTTACGACGTCGAAGCCGCGCGCAAGGCCGGGGTGCGAGTGATCGCGCTCCGGTGCGGTGGGTGGAACGATACCGATCTCAAAGCCGATGCGGTGTTCGACGACCCGGCCGATCTGACCCGTCACCTCGACCAGTCGCCGCTCGCGTCGTGA
- a CDS encoding Gfo/Idh/MocA family protein, translating into MPTKPLVPCAPFWRPTAKSQKHRTSGSARRSGGGPVGDVGIYCLNAARYVTREEPVEVTAFADEPKDDPRFREVPRSVAFELRFPSGALAHCDCGFDAAESRWVRVNGSTGFIELENAFGYRGQKLAVARPSGREEFKVQPVNHFAAEMDYFAECVLQNKEPVTPGEEGLADMLAIEAIYESAASGRAVRVKR; encoded by the coding sequence GTGCCGACAAAACCATTGGTGCCGTGCGCACCATTCTGGCGACCAACTGCCAAGTCACAAAAGCACCGAACATCCGGCTCAGCAAGACGCTCGGGGGGCGGACCGGTCGGGGACGTGGGCATCTACTGCCTGAATGCGGCTCGGTATGTCACGCGCGAGGAACCGGTCGAGGTCACCGCGTTTGCCGACGAGCCGAAAGACGATCCGCGCTTCCGCGAAGTACCCCGGAGCGTCGCGTTCGAGCTGCGATTCCCGTCCGGCGCCCTGGCCCACTGCGACTGCGGGTTCGATGCAGCCGAGAGCCGGTGGGTCCGAGTCAACGGGAGCACCGGGTTCATCGAACTGGAGAACGCATTCGGGTACCGCGGGCAGAAGCTCGCCGTCGCGCGCCCGTCGGGTCGGGAGGAGTTCAAGGTACAGCCGGTGAACCACTTCGCGGCCGAGATGGACTACTTCGCCGAATGCGTTCTCCAGAACAAGGAACCCGTCACGCCGGGCGAAGAGGGACTCGCAGACATGCTGGCGATCGAAGCAATCTACGAGTCCGCGGCGAGCGGGCGCGCGGTCAGAGTCAAACGCTGA
- a CDS encoding general stress protein → MKKSNMSSAEMVTVVGVFPGYAEARRAIEALRGSGYQNEQIGVFGPDDRSSFSDDSTNTQWEDGAGIGAAVGGITGLGFGTAVAAGLMSPLGPVIAGGAIVALLASSVAGASIGTVVGALVGAGIPEDEAQWHASELETGHVVVTVRTMNATHVRNLLDEYGAINRPSAEISIPGNALPATPY, encoded by the coding sequence CAGTGCGGAAATGGTCACAGTGGTTGGGGTGTTCCCCGGCTATGCAGAAGCTCGCCGGGCAATTGAGGCGCTGCGGGGGTCGGGGTACCAGAACGAGCAGATCGGCGTGTTCGGGCCGGACGACCGGTCGAGTTTCTCGGACGACTCAACCAACACGCAATGGGAGGACGGCGCCGGGATCGGTGCCGCGGTCGGTGGGATCACCGGGCTGGGCTTCGGAACGGCTGTCGCCGCGGGGCTGATGTCTCCGCTCGGACCGGTGATCGCGGGCGGTGCCATTGTCGCGCTACTTGCCAGTTCTGTGGCCGGTGCGAGCATCGGCACAGTCGTCGGCGCGCTGGTGGGAGCGGGGATTCCCGAAGACGAAGCCCAGTGGCACGCATCCGAACTGGAAACCGGGCACGTGGTCGTAACGGTTCGCACAATGAACGCCACTCATGTTCGGAACCTGTTGGACGAGTACGGCGCGATCAACCGCCCGTCGGCCGAAATCTCGATCCCCGGCAACGCGCTTCCGGCCACTCCGTATTGA